GCTTTTATGACGAAGGAATTATAAATTACACGATAGGCAGTAAACATAGCAGGAACACAGAAAACCAGCATTCTGTTGCATACAGACCGCTGGTTTTTTTGCGTTTAATGATTGTTTCGCGAAGTGCTAGACTGCAACAAATCATACATATTGGAGATCGTAAGAAGAGTAGAATGTATTCAAATGAACGGATTGAATTGCATACAGATTGCTTTGTATCATTGTGGGGTATAAAACATAGGTCATGTCAGCATTCGTTTGGGATGAATTGGCCGTACGGAACTGCTGGGCTGATCCATGAACAATAGGGTATACTGGAAGTTATGTTTCAGAAAACATAACAGAAGATTACAGACGTTTTTTACATCAGGAGGACTTGAATTGGCTCAGACAGAAGGAACATTGCAGAAGAAACTTAAACCAAGGCATATTAGCTTTATGGCTATGGGCGGTGTCATTGGAACCGGAATTTTCAAAGGAAGCGCCGAAACGATTGGACTTGCAGGTCCAGGAGTCATTGTAACGTACATTTTTGCAGGCTTATTGTTACTGGTTGTCATGGCTGCGATGGCGGAAATGGCTACAGTGTACAAGAACAAAAATATGAAAGACTTTGTGCAGGAAGCGTTCGGCAGCAGAGTCTCCTTTATCATGGGATGGATGTATTGTTTCCTCTGGTTGTCGGTTTGTGTAATTGAGGTCATCGCAGCAGGGAGCTTTTTGCAGTACTGGTTCTCGGAAGTACCGCTGTGGATGCTGAGCTTGGCATGTGCGGTGTTTATTATACTGATTAATCTGCTGAGTGTAGGGGTATTTGGGGAATTTGAATTTTGGTTGGCTGGTATTAAAATCGCCATGATTATTATTTTTATTATCCTTGGGGCGGGTCTGATCTTCGGGATCATTCCAAGTGACAATACGCCTTATCTGCATAATTACACGCAAGCAGGCGGTTTCTTCCCTAATGGATGGTCATCGATCTTCTCAGCATTATTGGTTGTCATGTTCTCGTATGGAGGATCTGAGCTGATTGGCTTAACCTTAACGGAGACGGAAAATGCGGACAAGGTGATGCCCAAAATTGTAGGGAACTTTATGCTGAGAATCATTTTATTTTTTACGCTGCCGATTCTCATCATCTGTGGGCTCATTCCGTGGAATGAGCTGGGGCCTGAAAGCAGTCCGTTTGTACAGGTGCTGGCTTCCACGGGACTTCCGGGTGCAGCACATATTATGAACTTTATTCTGGTGACCGCCGTTCTGTCTGCTGCGAATTCGGGCATTTACGGCGCATCCCGTATGATGCATTCCATGGCGGTAGGTGGTGAAGCTCCCAAGGCATTATCACATACGAATCGCAACGGCAGTCCGGTAAATACACTGCTGGTATGTGCTGTGATTCTGCTTGGGGGCTCCATGCTGGGGCTATTCGCACAAGATCAGCTCTTCCGCGTGCTGCTGGCGGTTCCGGGGTTTGTCGTGATGCTCGTATGGATCTGTATTGCCACCTCACAGCTGAAGCTGCGGAAAAAATATCCGGTGCAACCGACATTTAAAGTTTGGGGATTTCCTTACGTAACTGGAGCTGCTGTGCTGTGTCTCGGCGTTATTGCAGTCATGTTCGTGTTTGATGAAGGCAACCGTTTCAGCATAAGCATCTGTCTAACTGTACTCGTATTACTGATTCTCTGGTCTCTGATTCGATTCCGGAAGACAAAGGGACGGGTTTTATAATCCTGTAAGAGTATAATATTTGTACAATATCAAAACATCCTGGCGCTTGCGTCAGGATGTTTTTTTGTCGAAAACGAGAAGCAGACAGCTCATTTGAGTTGGGTGAGATGTTTAATTCATACAATCAGCGGACGATCGATATCAAAATTGTTATGATAATGTCGAAGGCTTTTTAATAGTTTTTTTTGAAATACTTCGATATGATAAATCTATTTCGAATCTTTTCTCCGATGACAGGAAGGAATACGCAGTCATGAGAAGACAATTACTTGTTCTAATTGGTATGGTCGGCGTTTTTGCTGGAGCGACCTCAATCTTTATCTATGAATGGCTTCATCCCAACGTGCACTATCCGGAGGCGAGGGAAGGCGTACTGGATGCCAGACAGTGGGATTTTGCTGAACAGGGGATCATCCCGCTTCGCGGGGAATGGGAATTCTACAAGGATCAACTGCTGACACCCAGCGACTTCGCCAATCGGGGCGCGAATCAGCAACTAAAACCGCACATTCTTCCTGTTCCCGGAGGATGGAAGGGAGAAGTGTCGGAAAGCGGCTATGGTGCGGGGACGTACCGTCTGCGACTGTTGGTAAACGATCCCGAGGATTATGGACTTAGAGCCAAAAAGATTCGGATGGCGAGTCGTATTTATATGGAAGACGAGGAGCTTGGCGGTACTGGACAACCCGGATTATCGGCAGCCGAATTTGTGCCCAGCAATTTTCCGTTCTTTGGAATGATCAAGTCCGAAGACCGGACCATTGAGATTCTTGTCCAGGTGTCGAGCTATCGGTACTTGCAAGGTGGACTTGTGCAAGCACCTGAGTTTGGACTGGCAACGGATGTTATGACCCGGCGGGACAATGCCCGAATGGCTGACGTCATCGTTATCACCACGTTGTTCGTTTTTGGCATTTATTTTGCAGGCATGTTCAGGCAATGGCGGCGGGAGCCTTATCTAATTTTCTTTAGCTTGTTCTGTCTGACACTAGGATTGTTTTTCAGCATCGACAACGAGATCGTTATGGCGACTCTGTTTCCCTCGATGTCGTTTCTGCTGCTGCAGAAGCTGCTCTTCATTCTTCCGTATCTGGCGATCATGTTCTTCATTCACTATGTACGCATTTATCTAAACGAGAGAAGCGGATATTTGTTCAGGGGAGTTCGCTGGTTTTCCTATGTGTATCTGGTTTTACTGATTGGGTTTCCCAATGATCACCTTTTGTATCTGTTGTGGCCTGGCGTATTTTTGCAGATAGTGGCCTTCGGGTTTATCTTTGCTTCAATTTTTCGCAATCGCCATCACGGGGTCAGAATTTACTATATTTTGCTTGGTGTGTTCTTTTTGATTATTAGTTGGATTTTCGCACTGACCCGTTATCAATTGGCGCTGGACAGCCCGTATTACATCATCGTTACGCTACTGCTAGTCGTGTTGTCACAATCATTCCTGATGGGGGACCGGATTCGTGAGGCTCTCCTGCGCAGTGAACGCCTGGCTGATCAATTGCTTATCTATGACCGGCAAAAAGATGAGTTTCTGGCCAAAACGTCGCATGAGCTTCGCACGCCTTTACATGGTATCATCAATCTGTCTGAAGCCCTGCTGGAGAATAAAGAAGCACCGCTTGCAGCGGAGCATCGTGAGAACGTCAGGTTGCTTCACCTGATCGGAAGGCGACTTGCCGGACTGGTGAATGACATCCTTGATATGAATCGGATTCGGTACGGTCAACTCTCCGTGCAAACGAAACCTGTAGACCTTTACATATCAACCGATTTTGTTATGGAGACCTTATCGATCTCGCCCGTTAAGAGCGGAGTCAGGCTTGTAAATGAGCTGCCTCCCAATCTACCTCTTATCATGGCTGATGAGAACCGGCTTCGGCAGATTTTGCATAATTTGTTGGAGAACGGATTGAAGTATACGGATCGTGGAACGGTCTCCATCTCAGCGGAGAGAAGGGCTAATATGCTGGCGATATCCGTTAGCGACACCGGAAGGGGTATTCCTCCGGAGATCATGGACGACCTGTTTCAGACGTTCTTTCAATATAATGAGCAGGGTGCGCATTCGCGGGGCGGTATTGGACTGGGGCTTGGCATATCGAAGCAACTTGTCGAGTTGCAGAGCGGACATATGCAGATAGAGTCTGAGGTCGGCAAAGGTTCCAGGTTTACATTCATGTTGCCAATTGCACGGCGCGGGGAGAACCAGGTGGCGGCCACTATTGAATACGCTGGACATAACGAGTATAAGAATTATACGGAGTGTGAGGCACATATCAAGCCTGAAGAGAACCCAGCGCTGCTCCCTAGGGTTCAGCTAGCTGTGGAGGTGCCAGATGAGGCGCTCCATATTCTGATTGTCGACGATGAACCCTCCAATCTGAAGGTCGCCATGGACGTGGCAGCTTCCATGGGGTACACGTATACGGCTGTGGGAGGCGGCGAAGAGGCACTGGGGGTGTTAAGGCGCAAGAAGCCGGACCTTGTTCTACTCGACCTGATGATGCCCGGCGTATCGGGATTGGACATCTGTAAGGACATCCGGTCGATTCACGGGCTGGCTGAGCTTCCGGTGCTGATGCTGACCGCTTCGGGGCAGACGGGGGATATTCTGGCAGCCTTTGCAGCAGGGGCCAATGATATTGTGCAGAAGCCTTTTGAGCTGGCAGAACTTAGAGCACGAGTGCAATCGCTTCTGGCGATGAAAAGCTCCTCTGAGCAGGCGGTACGCCGGGAGATGGACTTTTTGCAGGCCCAGATTCCGCCGCATTTTCTGTACAATAGCCTAAATGCACTAGTTGGGCTCAGCTATAAGGACGTGGACAAGCTGCGGGAAACGATCCACCATTTGACCACCTATCTCCGCTCCAAGTTCACATTTATCTTCCAGGGTGATGCAGTACCGTTAGAGAGGGAACTGGAATTGGTACGCGCCTACCTTGCCATTGAGCAGCTTCGCTTCGGTCAACGGCTGAACGTGAGCTACACAATCGATGAAGATGCGCACGGTATGGTGCCCCCACTTACCCTCCAGCCTATAGTCGAAAATGCCGTCCGTCACGGGATCGGACAGAAGCCTGAAGGAGGGACCGTGAACATTATTGTCACCCGTAGCATTAACGGTGTGGAGATCGTTGTCGAGGATGACGGGGGTGGAATGGACGAACAAACGCTAAGATTACTGGAGCAAGGCAAGACTGGGGGAATCGGCATTGGTAATGTGAACCGCAGGCTACAAATGAGATACGGGCGGACTCTGGAGATTCATAGTCGCTTGGGCGAAGGAACCCGAATTACAATTTACTTGACGGAGGAGCCTTATGTGGAAAGCCATTCTGATCGATGATGAAGAGATCGCGCTTGACGTCATGGATATTATGCTGGCCGAAGTTGGCGGTGTGAAGGTTGTCGGCAGGTTTCAGCTGGTCGCCGAAGCGCTCGAACAATGTGGCGCGCTGCAGCCGGATTTAATCTTTTTGGATATCGAA
This window of the Paenibacillus marchantiae genome carries:
- a CDS encoding amino acid permease; the protein is MAMGGVIGTGIFKGSAETIGLAGPGVIVTYIFAGLLLLVVMAAMAEMATVYKNKNMKDFVQEAFGSRVSFIMGWMYCFLWLSVCVIEVIAAGSFLQYWFSEVPLWMLSLACAVFIILINLLSVGVFGEFEFWLAGIKIAMIIIFIILGAGLIFGIIPSDNTPYLHNYTQAGGFFPNGWSSIFSALLVVMFSYGGSELIGLTLTETENADKVMPKIVGNFMLRIILFFTLPILIICGLIPWNELGPESSPFVQVLASTGLPGAAHIMNFILVTAVLSAANSGIYGASRMMHSMAVGGEAPKALSHTNRNGSPVNTLLVCAVILLGGSMLGLFAQDQLFRVLLAVPGFVVMLVWICIATSQLKLRKKYPVQPTFKVWGFPYVTGAAVLCLGVIAVMFVFDEGNRFSISICLTVLVLLILWSLIRFRKTKGRVL
- a CDS encoding ATP-binding protein, which gives rise to MRRQLLVLIGMVGVFAGATSIFIYEWLHPNVHYPEAREGVLDARQWDFAEQGIIPLRGEWEFYKDQLLTPSDFANRGANQQLKPHILPVPGGWKGEVSESGYGAGTYRLRLLVNDPEDYGLRAKKIRMASRIYMEDEELGGTGQPGLSAAEFVPSNFPFFGMIKSEDRTIEILVQVSSYRYLQGGLVQAPEFGLATDVMTRRDNARMADVIVITTLFVFGIYFAGMFRQWRREPYLIFFSLFCLTLGLFFSIDNEIVMATLFPSMSFLLLQKLLFILPYLAIMFFIHYVRIYLNERSGYLFRGVRWFSYVYLVLLIGFPNDHLLYLLWPGVFLQIVAFGFIFASIFRNRHHGVRIYYILLGVFFLIISWIFALTRYQLALDSPYYIIVTLLLVVLSQSFLMGDRIREALLRSERLADQLLIYDRQKDEFLAKTSHELRTPLHGIINLSEALLENKEAPLAAEHRENVRLLHLIGRRLAGLVNDILDMNRIRYGQLSVQTKPVDLYISTDFVMETLSISPVKSGVRLVNELPPNLPLIMADENRLRQILHNLLENGLKYTDRGTVSISAERRANMLAISVSDTGRGIPPEIMDDLFQTFFQYNEQGAHSRGGIGLGLGISKQLVELQSGHMQIESEVGKGSRFTFMLPIARRGENQVAATIEYAGHNEYKNYTECEAHIKPEENPALLPRVQLAVEVPDEALHILIVDDEPSNLKVAMDVAASMGYTYTAVGGGEEALGVLRRKKPDLVLLDLMMPGVSGLDICKDIRSIHGLAELPVLMLTASGQTGDILAAFAAGANDIVQKPFELAELRARVQSLLAMKSSSEQAVRREMDFLQAQIPPHFLYNSLNALVGLSYKDVDKLRETIHHLTTYLRSKFTFIFQGDAVPLERELELVRAYLAIEQLRFGQRLNVSYTIDEDAHGMVPPLTLQPIVENAVRHGIGQKPEGGTVNIIVTRSINGVEIVVEDDGGGMDEQTLRLLEQGKTGGIGIGNVNRRLQMRYGRTLEIHSRLGEGTRITIYLTEEPYVESHSDR